One stretch of Castor canadensis chromosome 14, mCasCan1.hap1v2, whole genome shotgun sequence DNA includes these proteins:
- the LOC141416443 gene encoding large ribosomal subunit protein eL39-like translates to MSSHKTFRIKRFLAKKQKQNHPIPQWIRMKTGKKIRYNSKRRHWRRTKLGL, encoded by the coding sequence ATGTCTTCTCACAAGACTTTCAGAATCAAACGATTCCTggccaagaaacaaaagcaaaatcatcCCATTCCCCAATGGATTCGTATGAAAACTGGTAAAAAAATCAGGTACAACTCTAAGAGGAGACACTGGAGGAGAACCAAGCTGGGTCTGTAA